One window from the genome of Actinoplanes teichomyceticus ATCC 31121 encodes:
- a CDS encoding toll/interleukin-1 receptor domain-containing protein, with translation MSVRVFLSYAHDDDPHRAAVRELWYFLRRNGIDARCDMDTAQRREWTRWMEHELARVDFVLVIASPAYRSRAEHGARNGSGNGVEYEAALIREMLYADRERWFPRILPVLLPGRAATEVPAFLLPTSSTVYRVDSFTVPGAEQLLRHLTGQQEEPAPALGPVPRLGPRTAPAATAPVGAGPPVQVYAAAPLEVLIGALARLPITQSPMTRAHFTGMIVERLGEPLDIDPSAAPVDYLRALLTALAARPGGMLAVAEVVQQLHSDRPDDVEILGELVYRDEPFGR, from the coding sequence ATGAGCGTACGGGTCTTCCTCTCCTATGCTCACGACGACGATCCGCACCGGGCGGCGGTTCGCGAGCTGTGGTATTTCCTGCGCCGTAACGGCATCGACGCGCGCTGTGACATGGACACCGCACAGCGCCGGGAGTGGACCCGGTGGATGGAGCACGAGCTCGCCCGGGTGGATTTCGTGCTGGTCATCGCGTCCCCGGCGTACCGCTCCCGGGCCGAGCACGGCGCCCGCAACGGCTCCGGCAACGGCGTGGAGTACGAAGCGGCCCTGATCCGGGAGATGCTGTACGCCGACCGGGAGCGCTGGTTCCCGCGCATCCTGCCGGTGCTGCTGCCCGGGCGGGCGGCCACCGAGGTGCCGGCGTTCCTGCTGCCCACCAGCTCCACCGTCTACCGGGTGGACAGCTTCACCGTGCCGGGGGCGGAGCAGCTGCTGCGGCACCTCACCGGCCAGCAGGAGGAGCCGGCCCCGGCGCTCGGGCCGGTGCCGCGGCTGGGTCCGCGCACCGCGCCGGCCGCCACGGCGCCGGTCGGGGCCGGTCCGCCGGTGCAGGTCTATGCCGCCGCCCCGCTGGAGGTGCTGATCGGCGCGCTGGCCCGGCTGCCGATCACGCAGAGCCCGATGACCCGGGCGCACTTCACCGGGATGATCGTGGAGCGGCTGGGGGAACCGCTGGACATCGATCCGTCGGCGGCGCCGGTGGACTACCTGCGGGCCCTGCTGACCGCGCTGGCCGCCCGGCCCGGCGGCATGTTGGCAGTCGCCGAGGTGGTCCAGCAGCTGCACTCGGATCGCCCCGATGACGTGGAGATACTCGGCGAACTGGTCTACCGGGACGAGCCGTTCGGCCGATAA
- the fxsT gene encoding FxSxx-COOH system tetratricopeptide repeat protein: MTDHPSGDAGTLPGPSRLEERTVRLPGGRTARWPALAVPVDHALTAALGRLGPAWELELAADEHHSMAVWDEAIDRFAAALAADGPPARRVVRRRLRVPPAGAVRLAGPDPAPGARSRLTLVFTDGGAPGWANGVPFDRLRQWAAAGAVAVVHMLPQSMWRRWGLPVERLRLYRADDGPVRNATLIRDPADTILTSLPGPVVPVPVLELGSSWMETWVRLLTGPGTADAHLACLLLPATPAAAPPAAPPGPASDPITAFRSAASPPATQLATRLAAAAPLNLDVMRLLQATLLPRSEPAHLAEILVAGLIQPVAPDPAADSSGLVTHDFIPGARAELLTASPRADTLWVARILDSYLGDHVPAIRRMAATLDDPDRAGDVPVAAGERLIAEVHATVLRALTFRYRQPAALIQAQVDRLARAESPGSGSAAAPDAVEDDMTQTQEPEPARLGTAGPTPPRPAVRVPTIWGNVPPRNPNFTGRAEVLDQLKHLGDGEATAVLPEALHGMGGVGKTQVVIEYVYRNSVDYDVVWWIPAERPAQIASSMVDLAQKLGLPVKAEAAAIPAVREALRIGVPYQNWLLVFDNADSPETVRQYFPMDGPGRILVTSRNPLWSAVARAVEVDVFRREESITLLTRRAPTLSREQADNLAAVLGDLPLAIEQAGAWLAETGMQAKEYLRLFQDKQIALLEMSPPPDYQLPVAAAWNVSLDHLARTRPAALRLLQLCALMAPEPISRSLFSGDLRVQISPELDTTLRDPIQLNRAIREINRYALARIDHAKNTIQMHRLVQAVLIERMTPEERAQMRRGAHQVLASNDPRQPTVRESWPQYGELYPHLSASKAITDAEQPWVRDLVINEAKYHSHFGNAAEALEIAETAYRAWGERIGEEDVQTLQIGRWYGYTLFTVGRYAEAAELNAHLREIYQRRFGPEHEETLEADQAVASDLRVKGRFKDSLELSQDVYDRCVRLFDVDDPLTLNAAHNLAVSLRLAGRFEAARRVDQDTYDRKVQVFGQNHEETLRAMRGVLIDRRQLGDYLTSREEFERLAGTFAESLGERDPQTVETLRSLSVTRRKAGDHAKALETSAYVFGLYESDPDLGPDNPTTMQAALNLSLDLRQADRMDEAAEVATDNFHRFRAKLGKLHPHTLASGGNLAIIHRLKGELDKALRLNSATLDRLREALGEEHVLTLSCATNMASDLFADDRVPDAYELDRPNLERYRAVMGDDHPSTLAAALNVAIDLRALGRTEAAYELHSDTLNRYHEVLGGKHPATRDAARWERANCDMDVMPL, translated from the coding sequence GTGACCGACCATCCTTCGGGCGATGCCGGCACGCTGCCGGGCCCCTCCCGCCTCGAGGAGCGGACGGTGCGCCTGCCGGGTGGTCGTACGGCCCGGTGGCCGGCCCTGGCCGTCCCGGTCGACCACGCGCTCACCGCGGCGCTCGGCCGGCTGGGCCCGGCTTGGGAGCTGGAGCTGGCGGCCGACGAGCACCACTCGATGGCGGTCTGGGACGAGGCGATCGACCGGTTCGCGGCCGCGCTGGCCGCGGACGGCCCTCCGGCGCGCCGGGTGGTACGCCGCCGGCTGCGGGTGCCGCCGGCCGGCGCGGTGCGCCTGGCCGGGCCGGATCCCGCTCCCGGCGCCCGGTCCCGGCTGACCCTGGTGTTCACCGACGGCGGGGCGCCGGGCTGGGCCAACGGCGTGCCGTTCGACCGGTTGCGGCAGTGGGCGGCGGCCGGTGCGGTGGCCGTGGTGCACATGCTGCCGCAGTCGATGTGGCGCCGCTGGGGCCTGCCGGTGGAACGGCTGCGGCTGTACCGCGCGGACGACGGTCCGGTCCGCAACGCCACGCTGATCCGCGACCCGGCGGACACGATCCTCACCTCGCTGCCGGGCCCGGTCGTCCCGGTGCCGGTCCTGGAGCTCGGCTCGTCCTGGATGGAGACCTGGGTGCGGCTGCTCACCGGACCGGGCACGGCCGACGCCCACCTGGCGTGCCTGCTGCTGCCGGCGACCCCGGCGGCGGCCCCGCCGGCCGCCCCGCCCGGTCCGGCCTCCGACCCGATCACGGCGTTCCGCTCCGCCGCCTCCCCACCGGCCACCCAGCTGGCCACCCGGCTGGCCGCCGCCGCGCCGCTGAACCTCGACGTGATGCGCCTGCTGCAGGCCACCCTGCTGCCCCGGTCCGAGCCCGCGCACCTGGCCGAGATCCTGGTCGCCGGGCTGATCCAGCCGGTGGCGCCGGACCCGGCCGCGGACAGCAGCGGGCTGGTCACGCACGATTTCATCCCCGGCGCACGGGCCGAGCTGCTCACCGCCTCGCCGCGGGCGGACACCCTGTGGGTGGCCCGCATCCTCGACTCCTACCTCGGCGACCACGTCCCGGCGATCCGCCGGATGGCCGCCACGCTCGACGACCCGGACCGGGCCGGCGATGTCCCGGTCGCCGCGGGCGAGCGCCTGATCGCCGAGGTCCACGCCACCGTGCTGCGCGCGCTCACCTTCCGGTACCGGCAACCGGCCGCGCTCATCCAGGCACAGGTGGATCGATTGGCGCGCGCGGAATCACCGGGCTCCGGCTCGGCGGCCGCGCCCGACGCGGTGGAGGACGACATGACGCAGACCCAGGAACCGGAGCCCGCACGGCTGGGCACCGCTGGGCCCACCCCGCCCCGGCCGGCGGTCCGGGTACCGACCATCTGGGGCAACGTGCCCCCGCGCAACCCGAACTTCACCGGCCGCGCCGAGGTGCTCGACCAGTTGAAGCACCTGGGCGACGGCGAGGCCACCGCGGTGCTGCCGGAGGCGCTGCACGGCATGGGCGGGGTCGGCAAGACCCAGGTGGTCATCGAGTACGTCTACCGCAATTCCGTCGACTACGACGTGGTGTGGTGGATCCCGGCGGAGCGCCCGGCGCAGATCGCGTCGTCCATGGTGGACCTGGCGCAGAAGCTCGGCCTGCCGGTCAAGGCGGAGGCGGCGGCCATCCCGGCGGTGCGCGAGGCGCTGCGGATCGGCGTGCCGTACCAGAACTGGCTGCTGGTCTTCGACAACGCGGACAGCCCGGAGACGGTACGGCAGTACTTCCCGATGGACGGCCCCGGCCGGATCCTGGTCACCTCGCGCAATCCGTTGTGGAGCGCGGTGGCCCGGGCCGTCGAGGTCGACGTCTTCCGCCGCGAGGAGAGCATCACCCTGCTGACCCGCCGGGCGCCCACGCTCAGCCGCGAGCAGGCCGACAACCTCGCCGCCGTCCTCGGCGATCTGCCGCTGGCCATCGAGCAGGCCGGCGCCTGGCTGGCCGAGACCGGCATGCAGGCGAAGGAGTACCTGCGGCTGTTCCAGGACAAGCAGATCGCGCTGCTGGAGATGTCCCCGCCACCGGACTACCAGCTTCCGGTCGCCGCCGCCTGGAACGTCTCGCTGGACCATCTGGCCCGCACCCGCCCGGCGGCGCTGCGGCTGTTGCAGCTGTGCGCGCTGATGGCGCCGGAGCCGATCTCGCGGTCGCTGTTCTCCGGCGACCTGCGCGTGCAGATCAGCCCGGAGCTGGACACCACGTTGCGCGACCCGATCCAGCTGAACCGGGCGATCCGGGAGATCAACCGGTACGCGCTGGCCCGGATCGACCACGCGAAGAACACCATCCAGATGCACCGGCTGGTGCAGGCCGTCCTGATCGAGCGGATGACCCCGGAGGAGCGCGCGCAGATGCGCCGCGGCGCGCACCAGGTGCTGGCCAGCAACGACCCCCGGCAGCCCACGGTACGCGAGTCGTGGCCGCAGTACGGCGAGCTGTACCCGCACCTGTCGGCCTCCAAGGCGATCACCGACGCGGAGCAGCCCTGGGTCCGCGACCTGGTGATCAACGAGGCGAAGTACCACTCCCACTTCGGCAACGCCGCGGAGGCGCTGGAGATCGCGGAGACCGCGTACCGGGCGTGGGGCGAGCGGATCGGCGAGGAGGACGTGCAGACCCTGCAGATCGGCCGCTGGTACGGCTACACCCTGTTCACCGTCGGCCGCTACGCCGAGGCCGCCGAGCTCAACGCCCACCTGCGCGAGATCTACCAGCGCCGGTTCGGCCCGGAACACGAGGAGACCCTGGAGGCCGATCAGGCGGTCGCCTCCGATCTGCGGGTGAAGGGCCGGTTCAAGGACTCGCTGGAGCTCTCCCAGGACGTGTACGACCGGTGCGTGCGCCTGTTCGACGTGGACGACCCGCTGACCCTGAACGCCGCGCACAACCTGGCGGTCAGCCTGCGCCTGGCCGGGCGGTTCGAGGCCGCGCGCCGGGTCGACCAGGACACCTACGACCGCAAGGTGCAGGTCTTCGGGCAGAACCACGAGGAGACGCTGCGCGCGATGCGGGGTGTGCTGATCGACCGCCGGCAGCTCGGCGACTACCTCACCTCCCGGGAGGAGTTCGAGCGGCTGGCCGGCACGTTCGCCGAGAGCCTGGGCGAGCGGGACCCGCAGACCGTGGAGACCCTGCGCAGCCTGTCGGTGACCCGCCGCAAGGCCGGTGACCACGCCAAGGCGCTGGAGACCTCGGCGTACGTGTTCGGGCTGTACGAGTCGGACCCGGACCTGGGCCCGGACAACCCGACCACCATGCAGGCCGCCCTGAACCTGTCGCTGGACCTGCGCCAGGCCGATCGGATGGACGAGGCCGCCGAGGTGGCCACCGACAACTTCCACCGGTTCCGCGCCAAGCTGGGCAAGCTGCACCCGCACACGCTGGCCTCGGGCGGCAACCTGGCGATCATCCACCGGCTCAAGGGCGAGCTGGACAAGGCGCTGCGGCTGAACTCCGCGACCCTGGACCGGCTGCGCGAGGCGCTCGGCGAGGAACACGTGCTGACCCTCAGCTGCGCCACCAACATGGCCAGCGACCTGTTCGCCGACGACCGGGTGCCGGACGCCTACGAGCTGGACCGGCCGAACCTGGAGCGGTACCGCGCGGTGATGGGCGACGATCACCCGTCGACCCTGGCCGCGGCCCTGAACGTGGCCATCGACCTGCGGGCGCTGGGCCGCACCGAGGCGGCCTACGAGTTGCACAGCGACACGTTGAACCGCTACCACGAGGTGCTCGGCGGCAAGCACCCGGCGACCCGGGACGCGGCCCGCTGGGAGCGGGCCAACTGCGACATGGACGTCATGCCGCTGTGA
- a CDS encoding HEXXH motif domain-containing protein: MTANQRTRTPEAPLPTHLLPQPDYASLVHGTGTAAAMRHLAASERSWRLVALCSVRDALAGHPAGAGPLPPVAQAWDLLFAAEQAAPDEAGTVLTYPQTGIWAAHLLRRLRGVVTDPAPLWTDIGYLHLLAAAAAIRAGLDFAITVPVRAGAVVLPGLGHAALAGTGPDPGTAVVRRAAPVVEVTGGGHTVRVGGPGWRPLPECEARTAGARIAFRLDDCDPYRDLRGWSAPTPLPEADVDRWRALLGDAWRILVEQDRDRAEAVAAATAMVVPLPAAEPYRPLSATCDEAFAAVLASMPDDAEQLAVTLIHETQHVALGALLHLVPMVGRTTGPRRYAPWRDDPRPLSGLLQGVYAFIGITGFWRRRRHTTGDPLAEFEFALWRIQLRRVLAALAAEPDLTGHGRELVAGLAGTVGAWAGDRVGARAESLAVLSADDHYGQWRAFHLPVDPHLVERLHTAWRAGAARPEPAGTDGLDDPAPVTDTAVRWLDGRAVLARVLLAEPDRFARIAAAAGSVGAAVPGALAPDLDLLTGNPERARDGYLAALATDPDAPRPWLGLGLALAALGVPDNAARRRPELVRAMARALTRAGEDVPALRLIDWLGAY; the protein is encoded by the coding sequence TTGACCGCCAACCAGCGCACCCGCACGCCCGAAGCTCCGCTGCCCACCCATCTGCTGCCGCAGCCGGACTACGCGAGCCTCGTCCACGGGACGGGCACCGCCGCGGCGATGCGCCACCTGGCCGCCTCGGAACGCAGCTGGCGCCTGGTCGCGCTGTGCTCGGTCCGCGACGCGCTCGCCGGGCACCCGGCCGGGGCCGGGCCGCTGCCGCCGGTGGCGCAGGCCTGGGACCTGCTGTTCGCCGCCGAACAGGCCGCGCCGGACGAGGCGGGGACGGTGCTGACGTACCCGCAGACCGGCATCTGGGCGGCGCACCTGCTGCGCCGGCTGCGCGGGGTGGTCACCGACCCGGCTCCGCTGTGGACCGACATCGGCTACCTGCACCTGCTGGCGGCCGCCGCGGCGATCCGGGCCGGCCTCGACTTCGCGATCACCGTGCCGGTGCGCGCCGGCGCCGTCGTGCTGCCCGGGCTGGGGCACGCGGCGCTGGCCGGGACCGGGCCGGACCCGGGCACCGCCGTCGTCCGGCGGGCCGCGCCGGTGGTGGAGGTGACCGGGGGCGGGCACACCGTACGGGTCGGCGGCCCCGGCTGGCGCCCGCTGCCGGAGTGCGAGGCGCGGACCGCCGGCGCGCGGATCGCCTTCCGGCTCGACGACTGCGACCCGTACCGGGACCTGCGCGGCTGGTCCGCGCCCACGCCGCTGCCGGAGGCCGACGTGGACCGCTGGCGGGCCCTGCTCGGCGACGCCTGGCGCATCCTGGTCGAGCAGGACCGGGACCGGGCCGAGGCGGTGGCCGCGGCGACGGCCATGGTGGTGCCGCTGCCGGCCGCCGAGCCCTACCGGCCGCTGAGCGCCACCTGCGACGAGGCGTTCGCGGCCGTGCTCGCCTCGATGCCGGACGACGCCGAACAGCTCGCGGTCACCCTGATCCACGAGACCCAGCACGTTGCCCTGGGCGCGCTGCTGCACCTGGTCCCGATGGTCGGGCGCACCACCGGCCCGCGCCGGTACGCCCCCTGGCGCGACGACCCGCGCCCGCTGAGCGGCCTGCTGCAGGGGGTGTACGCGTTCATCGGGATCACTGGTTTCTGGCGGCGCCGCCGGCACACCACCGGCGACCCGCTCGCCGAGTTCGAGTTCGCGCTCTGGCGCATCCAGCTGCGCCGGGTCCTGGCCGCGCTGGCCGCCGAGCCCGACCTGACCGGGCACGGCCGCGAGCTGGTCGCCGGTCTCGCCGGCACGGTCGGCGCCTGGGCCGGCGACCGGGTGGGCGCGCGGGCGGAGTCGCTGGCCGTGCTGTCCGCCGACGACCACTACGGCCAGTGGCGGGCCTTCCACCTACCGGTCGACCCGCACCTGGTCGAGCGGCTGCACACCGCCTGGCGCGCCGGGGCGGCGCGGCCGGAGCCGGCGGGGACCGACGGGCTCGACGATCCGGCCCCGGTCACCGACACCGCCGTCCGCTGGCTGGACGGCCGCGCCGTGCTGGCCCGCGTGCTGCTGGCCGAACCGGACCGGTTCGCCCGGATCGCCGCCGCTGCCGGGTCGGTCGGCGCCGCGGTCCCGGGCGCGCTCGCCCCCGATCTCGACCTGCTCACCGGGAACCCGGAGCGAGCCCGCGACGGCTACCTCGCCGCGCTCGCCACCGACCCGGACGCGCCGCGCCCCTGGCTCGGGCTCGGGCTGGCGCTGGCCGCGCTGGGCGTGCCGGACAACGCCGCCCGGCGCCGGCCGGAACTGGTCCGGGCGATGGCGCGGGCGTTGACCCGGGCGGGCGAGGACGTCCCGGCGCTCCGTCTGATCGATTGGCTGGGCGCTTACTGA
- a CDS encoding GlxA family transcriptional regulator, with amino-acid sequence MAILLLPGASPIDVGIPTQVFARRHGLNYVVVPCAAEIGPVPGRDGLGFHVEAGLETLDGADTVIVPGFQNPTGPIDPRVLDALRAAAFRGARMVSICGGAFALAAAGILDGRRATTHWLNAGRLAREYPKVRVDDSVLFVDDGQVLTAAGVAAGIDLCLHIVRRDHGVQASNEIARVMVAAPYRSGGQAQYVPRSIPEPLGDVFALTREWALAHLEQPLTVAVLARHAGVSARTFGRRFVEDTGYTPMQWVLRARVDLARELLERTDLGVDQIAARVGVGTGANLRMHFQRILRISPSEYRRTFAAAPGGGPKLAEAGAAASARRSGAAAR; translated from the coding sequence GTGGCAATACTCCTCCTGCCCGGCGCCTCACCGATCGACGTCGGCATCCCGACGCAGGTGTTCGCCCGCCGGCACGGGCTGAACTACGTGGTGGTGCCGTGCGCGGCCGAGATCGGGCCGGTGCCCGGGCGCGACGGGCTCGGCTTCCACGTCGAGGCCGGCCTGGAGACGCTGGACGGCGCGGACACCGTCATCGTGCCCGGCTTCCAGAACCCGACCGGCCCGATCGACCCCCGGGTGCTCGACGCGCTGCGCGCCGCGGCGTTCCGCGGCGCCCGGATGGTCTCCATCTGCGGCGGGGCGTTCGCGCTGGCCGCCGCCGGGATCCTGGACGGGCGGCGGGCCACCACGCACTGGCTGAACGCCGGGAGACTGGCCCGGGAGTACCCGAAGGTCCGGGTCGACGACAGCGTGCTCTTCGTCGACGACGGGCAGGTGCTCACCGCCGCCGGGGTGGCCGCCGGGATCGACCTGTGCCTGCACATCGTCCGGCGCGACCACGGCGTGCAGGCGTCGAACGAGATCGCCCGGGTGATGGTCGCGGCCCCGTACCGCAGCGGCGGCCAGGCGCAGTACGTGCCACGCAGCATCCCGGAGCCGCTCGGCGACGTGTTCGCGCTGACCCGGGAGTGGGCGCTGGCGCATCTGGAGCAGCCGCTCACGGTGGCCGTGCTGGCCCGGCACGCCGGGGTGTCGGCGCGCACGTTCGGGCGGCGGTTCGTCGAGGACACCGGTTACACGCCGATGCAGTGGGTCCTGCGGGCACGCGTCGACCTGGCCCGGGAGCTGCTGGAACGGACCGATCTCGGGGTGGACCAGATCGCCGCGCGGGTCGGCGTCGGCACCGGCGCCAACCTGCGCATGCACTTCCAGCGGATCCTGCGCATCTCGCCGAGCGAGTACCGGCGCACCTTCGCCGCGGCGCCCGGCGGTGGCCCGAAACTTGCGGAAGCTGGCGCTGCGGCATCTGCCCGGCGCTCCGGCGCGGCGGCACGCTGA
- a CDS encoding serine/threonine-protein kinase, translating into MHDVWPAPGALLVSRYRLVTLLETGGMAQVWRATDELLDRPVAVKLPAGDVRAAHLAWREARLAARLSHPGIAAVHDYREAVRPDGSVVPFVVMELLSGETVAARLCDGPVPWPAAAAVGAAVAAALAAAHAAGVVHRDIKPGNVMLCRGGVKLLDFGISATAGEPDDDDTGATFGTPAYAAPERLDGEPAEPATDLYGLGVLLFEMVAGEPPYSVDTWEELAQARQHGPSRLPGGLPAPLVDLIGRCLDEDPERRPSAAEAWKVLAELAPSQDKRAPTVPLPGARPAGHARVPAVGLHGRTTRGRKIAVGAALGATAVAFLALVHVVSQSNEDFAAQPPVVPPSVAPSSAVPVATTARPSATAALTRTTSPQPVETLTLDAALQRVRDAVERGERAKQIRPDVAQDFRNILRQLAVADDPDVRGEVDLLRRKVRQRLAEEGLTAAQAAVLQQRLTDLAKAGT; encoded by the coding sequence ATGCACGATGTATGGCCGGCGCCGGGTGCCCTCCTGGTCTCGCGGTACCGCCTCGTCACGTTGCTGGAGACCGGCGGCATGGCCCAGGTCTGGCGGGCCACCGACGAGCTGCTCGACCGTCCGGTGGCGGTCAAACTCCCGGCCGGTGACGTCCGTGCCGCGCACCTGGCCTGGCGGGAGGCCCGGCTGGCGGCGCGGCTGTCGCACCCCGGCATCGCGGCCGTGCACGACTACCGGGAGGCGGTCCGCCCGGACGGCTCGGTGGTCCCGTTCGTGGTGATGGAGCTGCTGTCCGGCGAGACCGTGGCGGCCCGGCTCTGCGACGGCCCGGTGCCGTGGCCGGCGGCGGCCGCCGTGGGCGCCGCGGTGGCCGCCGCGCTGGCCGCCGCGCACGCTGCCGGGGTCGTGCACCGCGACATCAAGCCGGGCAACGTGATGCTCTGCAGGGGCGGCGTGAAGCTGCTCGACTTCGGCATCAGCGCGACGGCCGGCGAACCGGACGACGACGACACCGGGGCCACCTTCGGCACCCCGGCGTACGCCGCCCCGGAACGCCTCGACGGCGAGCCCGCGGAACCCGCCACCGACCTGTACGGCCTGGGCGTGCTGCTCTTCGAGATGGTCGCCGGCGAACCGCCGTACAGCGTGGACACCTGGGAGGAGCTGGCGCAGGCCAGGCAGCACGGCCCCAGCCGGCTGCCCGGCGGGCTGCCCGCCCCGCTGGTCGACCTGATCGGCCGCTGCCTGGACGAGGACCCGGAGCGCCGCCCGTCCGCCGCCGAGGCCTGGAAGGTGCTCGCCGAGCTGGCCCCGTCGCAGGACAAGCGGGCGCCGACCGTGCCGCTGCCCGGCGCCCGGCCCGCCGGGCACGCCCGGGTGCCCGCCGTCGGGCTGCACGGCCGGACCACGCGCGGCCGCAAGATCGCCGTGGGCGCGGCCCTGGGCGCCACCGCGGTCGCGTTCCTCGCCCTGGTGCACGTGGTGTCCCAGTCGAACGAGGACTTCGCCGCACAGCCGCCGGTGGTCCCGCCCTCGGTCGCACCGTCGAGCGCGGTCCCGGTGGCCACCACCGCGAGGCCCTCCGCCACCGCGGCGCTGACCCGGACCACGTCGCCGCAACCGGTCGAGACGCTGACGCTCGACGCCGCGCTGCAACGGGTGCGGGACGCGGTCGAGCGGGGCGAACGCGCCAAACAGATCCGGCCGGACGTGGCCCAGGACTTCCGGAACATCCTCCGCCAGCTGGCCGTGGCCGACGACCCGGACGTACGCGGCGAGGTCGACCTGCTGCGGCGCAAGGTGCGCCAGCGACTCGCCGAGGAGGGTCTCACCGCCGCCCAGGCCGCGGTCCTTCAGCAGCGGCTGACCGACCTCGCCAAGGCCGGGACCTAG
- a CDS encoding LacI family DNA-binding transcriptional regulator, protein MRDYSNRSAGRPTLEEVAARAGVGRGTVSRVVNGSAQVSPKARKAVQDAIDELGYVPNRAARALVTQRTDSIALVVFESGERFFAEPFFGRIVQSVSSVLVARNLQMVLMIAQAPEERRQLEGYLTRQHVDGALLLSVHGDDPLPAMLEERGVPTVRAGRPAHPEPVSFVDADNRGGARAAVLYLRDQGRRCIATITGPMDTAPGVARYQGYRDVVGDGPAAAGDFGEISGAMAMEWLLTNHPSLDAVFAASDMMASGALRVLRRSGRRVPEDVAVIGFDDSVIARHTDPPLTSVYQPVEQMGQEMVRLLLAKLDGEEPVERETVLPTRLILRGSA, encoded by the coding sequence ATGAGGGACTACAGCAACCGTTCGGCCGGGCGGCCGACCTTGGAGGAGGTCGCGGCCCGGGCCGGCGTCGGCCGGGGCACGGTCTCCCGGGTGGTGAACGGGTCGGCCCAGGTCAGTCCCAAGGCCCGCAAGGCGGTCCAGGACGCGATCGACGAGCTGGGGTACGTGCCGAACCGCGCCGCCCGCGCGCTCGTCACCCAGCGCACCGATTCGATCGCGCTGGTCGTCTTCGAGTCGGGGGAGCGGTTCTTCGCCGAGCCGTTCTTCGGGCGCATCGTGCAGTCGGTCTCGTCCGTGCTGGTGGCCCGCAACCTGCAGATGGTGCTGATGATCGCGCAGGCCCCGGAGGAGCGCCGCCAGCTGGAGGGCTACCTGACCCGGCAGCACGTGGACGGCGCGTTGCTGCTGTCGGTGCACGGCGACGACCCGCTGCCGGCGATGCTGGAGGAGCGCGGCGTGCCGACGGTGCGGGCCGGTCGGCCGGCCCACCCGGAGCCGGTCAGCTTCGTCGACGCGGACAACCGCGGTGGCGCCCGGGCCGCGGTCCTGTACCTGCGTGATCAGGGTCGCCGCTGCATCGCCACGATCACCGGGCCGATGGACACGGCTCCCGGCGTGGCGCGGTACCAGGGCTACCGCGACGTGGTCGGGGACGGCCCGGCCGCGGCCGGCGACTTCGGCGAGATCAGCGGCGCGATGGCGATGGAGTGGCTGCTGACCAACCATCCGTCGCTGGACGCGGTGTTCGCCGCCTCGGACATGATGGCGTCCGGCGCGCTGCGGGTGCTGCGCCGCTCGGGCCGCCGGGTCCCGGAGGACGTGGCCGTGATCGGCTTCGACGACTCGGTCATCGCCCGGCACACCGACCCGCCGCTGACCAGCGTGTACCAGCCGGTCGAGCAGATGGGCCAGGAGATGGTCCGGCTGCTGCTGGCCAAGCTCGACGGGGAGGAGCCGGTGGAGCGCGAGACCGTGCTGCCCACCCGGTTGATCCTGCGCGGCTCCGCCTGA